The proteins below come from a single Thalassotalea ponticola genomic window:
- a CDS encoding TonB-dependent receptor domain-containing protein, which translates to MSRNTSFQYSKLTTSIRNAVLLSTALHMSTATAEQQSTESQQDLEKITVVGSQIRGGAISEALAVSVINSDDIETMGVDSGDELLSLIPENGQNFFNEAENISGGVNSARGDIGAFNLRNLGTGNTLVLLNGRRLVNSASYQTEEVGGSFVPVNSVNSNTIPVVGLQQVEVLRDGASAIYGADAVAGVVNHVLKKDFEGVTVKVKGFEYDNFDRGSQSFTLEAGKTFNGGKTNISAFVNLYDRDRINSQDDERWADSDFRYRLSEDSLWFGDTRFRNNSANSNFGQFDIVPNNEGDLDDNGLVDSRGEFETYPIGDERCQYVINETTCAAEDGQGTYRYNLNENRDLRSDLQRYNTFVFVNHQLDNGMESFTELSYYKSETNMYRHPTASFSSSKLLVPAENYYNPFGVAGSPNRLPSELTGDFPEEGFDLLIDNYRFAEVPRIVDNDGKTYRLLQGLRGMVGDWDWETAVSYSKAEKQDITRNRVSNNLMQEALNDPTEAAYNPFSGGVNSNIERALIDVKRISETELTTFDFKFSNFDLFELPAGSVAFVAGFEWREETFKDDRDDRLDGTITFTDGEGDTYPFVSDVVNSSPTPDNQGERQVWSLFTELQVPVLENLDVQVALRHEDFDDIDDSATVGKFAFGYRPLEQVLVRGSWSEAFRAPNLVTVNEDIVSRTNTRNDWVCQYAADFGGDPEQDTLDCSNSIQRTAQGSDQLKPEQSENTSIGLVWTPTANLTLSLDYWSIEKEDTIGLFGEENHTLLDLVYRLEQGNQGCDTAGFNDAVQREAVDDGEAEFYQAAGICAAGPIKFVNDQYANLDKRTVKGHDIGVYYNIDTEFGTFDFKYNGAFLDKYEQKAGGLAQRLVDAQASGLLPANYPVDGFADLVGKDGNQDERHSAKFRWYNDNWGFSLNMFKIGSFYQSSLTLADETRYVIPSMTTYNTSIDYKFAVSGVDSRIRFGINNLTDERAPLADRYFGFFSDAHNDYGRGYYVEVKAAF; encoded by the coding sequence ATGTCTCGAAATACGTCATTCCAATATTCGAAGTTAACAACTTCGATTCGAAATGCTGTACTGCTCAGTACGGCGTTACACATGTCGACAGCGACAGCTGAACAACAATCAACCGAATCTCAACAAGATCTTGAAAAAATAACCGTGGTTGGTAGCCAAATTCGCGGTGGTGCTATCAGTGAAGCGCTCGCAGTATCAGTGATTAACAGTGATGATATTGAAACAATGGGCGTCGACTCAGGGGATGAGTTACTCAGCTTGATCCCGGAAAATGGTCAAAACTTCTTTAACGAAGCGGAAAATATTTCCGGGGGTGTGAACTCTGCTCGCGGTGATATTGGTGCGTTTAACTTGCGTAACTTGGGCACGGGCAATACCCTGGTATTGCTCAATGGCCGTCGCTTAGTCAACTCAGCATCGTATCAAACAGAAGAGGTTGGCGGTAGTTTTGTTCCGGTAAATTCGGTTAACTCAAATACCATACCGGTTGTTGGTTTACAGCAAGTTGAGGTGTTACGTGATGGTGCGTCTGCGATTTACGGTGCTGACGCAGTTGCAGGTGTCGTTAACCACGTACTTAAAAAAGACTTTGAAGGCGTAACGGTAAAAGTTAAAGGCTTTGAATACGATAATTTTGATCGCGGTAGTCAAAGTTTTACATTAGAAGCGGGTAAAACCTTCAATGGTGGCAAAACCAATATTAGCGCTTTCGTCAATTTATACGATCGCGATCGCATAAATTCACAAGACGACGAACGCTGGGCTGATTCGGATTTTCGCTATCGTTTATCTGAAGACTCCTTGTGGTTTGGCGATACCCGTTTTCGCAACAACAGCGCCAATTCAAACTTTGGTCAATTTGACATTGTTCCCAACAATGAAGGCGACTTAGATGATAACGGCCTCGTTGACTCACGCGGTGAATTTGAAACCTACCCAATTGGTGATGAACGCTGTCAGTATGTGATTAATGAAACCACATGTGCTGCTGAAGATGGTCAAGGAACTTACCGATATAACTTAAATGAAAATAGGGATTTACGTTCTGATCTACAACGCTATAACACCTTCGTATTTGTTAATCATCAATTAGACAACGGTATGGAGAGCTTTACCGAATTATCCTACTATAAATCAGAAACCAATATGTACCGTCATCCAACGGCCTCATTTTCAAGCTCTAAGTTATTGGTACCGGCGGAGAATTACTACAACCCATTTGGTGTGGCAGGGTCGCCTAATCGCTTACCTAGCGAGCTAACCGGTGATTTTCCAGAAGAAGGTTTTGACTTACTGATTGACAATTATCGCTTTGCAGAGGTACCGCGGATTGTTGATAACGATGGTAAAACCTATCGCCTTTTGCAAGGCTTGCGCGGTATGGTTGGCGATTGGGACTGGGAAACAGCGGTGTCTTATTCAAAAGCGGAAAAACAAGATATTACCCGCAATAGGGTATCAAATAACTTGATGCAAGAGGCGTTGAATGACCCCACTGAAGCTGCTTATAACCCATTCTCAGGTGGCGTGAACAGCAATATTGAACGCGCCTTGATTGATGTTAAACGGATCAGCGAAACCGAACTTACCACGTTTGATTTCAAATTTTCGAACTTTGACTTATTCGAATTACCAGCGGGCTCGGTTGCGTTTGTTGCCGGCTTTGAGTGGCGCGAAGAAACGTTTAAAGATGATCGCGATGATCGCTTAGACGGTACCATAACCTTTACCGACGGTGAAGGTGATACTTACCCATTTGTTTCTGATGTGGTCAATTCAAGCCCAACCCCAGATAATCAAGGCGAACGCCAAGTCTGGTCATTATTTACCGAGTTACAAGTTCCGGTATTAGAAAACTTAGATGTGCAAGTTGCCCTGCGTCATGAAGACTTTGACGATATCGATGATAGCGCGACGGTTGGTAAGTTTGCGTTTGGTTATCGCCCACTTGAGCAAGTCTTAGTGAGAGGCTCTTGGTCTGAAGCATTTCGCGCGCCAAATTTGGTAACCGTAAACGAGGATATCGTATCGCGTACCAACACGCGCAACGACTGGGTGTGTCAATACGCAGCCGATTTTGGTGGCGACCCGGAACAAGATACTCTTGATTGCAGTAATTCTATTCAGCGTACCGCGCAAGGTAGCGATCAATTAAAACCAGAGCAATCTGAAAACACCTCAATTGGTTTAGTGTGGACACCGACAGCAAACTTAACGCTGAGCTTAGATTACTGGTCAATTGAAAAAGAAGATACCATCGGTTTGTTCGGTGAAGAGAATCACACCTTGTTAGATCTAGTGTACCGTTTAGAACAAGGCAACCAAGGTTGTGACACCGCTGGATTTAACGATGCGGTTCAGCGCGAAGCGGTTGATGATGGTGAAGCTGAATTTTATCAAGCGGCGGGCATTTGCGCCGCAGGTCCGATAAAATTTGTTAACGATCAGTACGCGAATCTCGATAAGCGCACGGTAAAAGGTCACGATATTGGCGTGTATTACAATATCGATACTGAGTTTGGTACGTTTGACTTTAAATACAACGGCGCATTCTTAGATAAGTATGAGCAAAAAGCAGGTGGTTTGGCACAGCGTTTAGTTGATGCTCAAGCTTCTGGTCTGTTGCCTGCGAATTACCCTGTTGACGGTTTTGCCGACCTCGTTGGCAAAGATGGCAATCAAGATGAACGCCATTCAGCGAAATTCCGCTGGTATAATGATAACTGGGGCTTTTCATTAAATATGTTCAAGATCGGCAGCTTTTATCAAAGCTCACTGACCCTTGCTGATGAAACGCGTTATGTGATTCCATCAATGACCACATATAACACCAGTATTGATTATAAATTTGCCGTATCAGGAGTTGATTCGCGAATTCGGTTTGGTATTAACAACTTAACCGATGAGAGAGCACCTCTTGCCGACCGTTACTTTGGCTTCTTCTCAGATGCCCATAATGATTATGGTCGTGGTTACTACGTAGAAGTTAAAGCGGCATTTTAA
- a CDS encoding FecR/PupR family sigma factor regulator gives MSLEEWLVIGVPDEIADQAMTWIAIFDSDQVTQQQHQKFQLWIEQDPTHLWAFEELSEFWAKSHFGDGDALSLLAFNNQPHVSVESTEPQQQPTHSNSRYPTYATISLVLCLIGALAAL, from the coding sequence GTGTCGTTAGAAGAATGGCTAGTTATCGGTGTTCCTGATGAGATTGCGGATCAAGCAATGACTTGGATTGCGATATTTGACTCTGATCAGGTAACGCAACAGCAACATCAGAAATTTCAGTTGTGGATTGAGCAAGACCCAACACATTTATGGGCTTTCGAAGAATTGTCAGAATTTTGGGCCAAGTCACATTTTGGCGATGGCGATGCACTATCGTTACTGGCGTTTAATAATCAGCCACACGTTTCTGTGGAGTCTACAGAGCCGCAGCAACAGCCAACACACAGCAATAGTCGCTATCCAACTTACGCCACTATTAGTTTAGTACTGTGTCTAATTGGTGCGCTCGCAGCACTGTGA
- a CDS encoding RNA polymerase sigma factor has product MGKRDKGEVRLEQLIKQVEPALLSSLMSILNKDDARDVMQECYLKLLEMVNSGKQITYPKALLFRMARNTAISKLRHYNVISSSLRAVYDADALRLEQLDTEEQLKQQQQQQLLMQAIDTLPPACKQVFMMRKLEHKSHAEISQILSISTKTVENHISQALKRCRKFIFNHYKQEVNNARAQNKVTSKKVS; this is encoded by the coding sequence ATGGGTAAGCGTGATAAAGGTGAAGTACGGCTTGAGCAGCTGATAAAGCAAGTCGAGCCGGCTTTGCTCTCATCATTAATGTCTATCCTGAATAAGGATGATGCGCGAGACGTGATGCAAGAGTGTTATTTGAAACTTTTGGAAATGGTTAACAGCGGTAAGCAAATAACCTATCCTAAGGCGTTACTGTTTCGAATGGCAAGAAATACGGCGATTAGCAAACTACGTCATTACAATGTTATTAGTTCGTCTTTGCGCGCCGTGTACGATGCTGATGCACTTCGATTGGAACAGCTGGATACAGAGGAACAACTAAAGCAACAACAGCAACAGCAATTATTGATGCAAGCCATTGATACGCTGCCACCCGCCTGTAAACAAGTATTTATGATGCGCAAGCTCGAACATAAAAGTCACGCCGAAATTTCTCAGATTCTGTCAATATCAACCAAGACTGTTGAAAACCACATTAGCCAAGCGCTCAAACGATGCCGTAAATTTATCTTCAACCATTATAAGCAGGAAGTTAATAACGCCCGTGCACAAAACAAGGTAACCAGTAAAAAGGTCTCTTAG
- a CDS encoding lyase family protein, which yields MISRVLLYVAIVFTGQVTAGEAKQSIDMVFSADHKTQTVLNIESALARAQASLGIIPEWAAAELSKKAELQYVPQEELAIEYEKVRHRMVALLNVWQRRLDNGAEQYMHFGATTVDVYDTALVLQLSEATLLIIDDLRALELKMIALAEQHLDTLMIGRTLGQHALPITFGKKVASWLGENRRHIERMLDVYDDLQRSAILKGAVGSYLGLGHQAIQLEQQFARELGLSASPYIDDWHGSRDVFADYATTLALISKTYGKIGNELFLLQMTDIGETQEVRKASVVGSSTMPHKHNPSKSEALIFNARVIPRMAEVIVDDMINTFERDNTSRTNQYLADLSIQSEKMLSDAFKLISNLKVNEQTMRANIDRTQGLIMSQRLAFALAPQLGKTNADKFVHQLATSALKTKQTLSATFKQSQHASLLSEQQLSDIFDASTYLGLARQQAKAVIDYCYQQRDKEQRRLPMLN from the coding sequence ATGATTAGTCGGGTACTTTTATATGTAGCCATTGTTTTTACAGGACAGGTAACGGCAGGTGAAGCAAAACAAAGTATCGACATGGTATTTTCCGCTGACCACAAGACTCAAACTGTTTTAAACATTGAAAGTGCGCTTGCCAGAGCTCAGGCGAGTCTTGGCATCATTCCCGAATGGGCTGCCGCAGAGCTTAGCAAAAAGGCTGAGCTTCAATACGTTCCCCAGGAAGAGCTCGCAATCGAGTATGAAAAAGTCCGACACCGCATGGTTGCCTTGCTGAACGTCTGGCAACGACGTTTAGATAACGGTGCTGAACAGTATATGCACTTCGGCGCAACCACGGTTGATGTATACGATACTGCCTTAGTACTGCAACTGAGTGAAGCGACACTACTGATTATTGACGACTTACGAGCCTTAGAGTTAAAAATGATCGCTCTTGCAGAGCAACATCTTGATACCTTGATGATTGGTCGCACCTTGGGGCAGCACGCATTGCCCATTACCTTCGGCAAAAAAGTGGCGAGTTGGCTAGGAGAGAATAGGCGTCATATAGAGCGCATGCTCGATGTGTATGACGATTTACAACGTTCAGCGATCTTAAAAGGAGCGGTGGGTAGCTATTTAGGGCTTGGTCATCAAGCTATACAATTAGAGCAGCAGTTCGCCCGCGAGCTCGGATTGTCTGCGTCACCCTATATCGACGATTGGCATGGCAGTCGTGACGTATTTGCCGATTATGCCACAACGCTTGCGTTAATAAGTAAGACCTACGGTAAAATAGGTAATGAATTATTTTTATTGCAAATGACCGATATCGGCGAGACACAAGAAGTTCGAAAGGCGTCGGTCGTAGGCAGCAGTACGATGCCACATAAACATAATCCCAGTAAGTCAGAAGCGCTAATTTTTAATGCGCGCGTTATCCCTCGAATGGCTGAAGTCATCGTTGATGATATGATCAATACGTTTGAGCGGGACAACACGTCGAGAACTAATCAGTACCTCGCAGACTTATCTATACAGAGTGAAAAAATGCTTAGTGATGCATTTAAACTGATCTCAAATTTAAAAGTTAATGAGCAGACCATGCGAGCCAATATTGACCGCACTCAGGGACTTATCATGTCACAGCGACTTGCATTTGCATTGGCACCGCAATTGGGTAAAACCAACGCCGATAAATTTGTGCATCAACTTGCTACGTCGGCATTAAAAACTAAACAGACGTTATCTGCGACATTCAAGCAATCGCAACACGCATCATTGCTAAGCGAACAACAGTTGAGTGATATCTTTGATGCCTCTACCTACTTAGGTTTGGCCCGACAACAGGCCAAAGCCGTTATCGATTATTGTTATCAGCAACGCGACAAAGAACAGCGACGTTTGCCAATGCTGAATTAG
- the rplS gene encoding 50S ribosomal protein L19, whose protein sequence is MSNIIKALEQEQMKSDVPAFGPGDTLVVKVKVKEGDKERLQAFEGVVIAKKNRGLHSSFTVRKISNGEGVERVFQTHSPLVAEITVKRRGDVRQAKLYYLRELSGKKARIKEKLAK, encoded by the coding sequence ATGAGTAATATCATTAAAGCTCTAGAACAAGAGCAAATGAAATCAGATGTACCAGCGTTTGGCCCTGGTGATACTTTAGTTGTAAAAGTTAAAGTAAAAGAAGGTGACAAAGAGCGTCTTCAAGCGTTTGAAGGTGTTGTTATCGCTAAGAAAAACCGCGGTTTGCATTCTTCTTTCACTGTTCGTAAGATTTCAAACGGTGAAGGTGTAGAACGTGTATTCCAGACACACAGCCCGTTAGTAGCGGAAATTACTGTTAAGCGTCGCGGTGATGTACGTCAAGCTAAACTTTACTACCTACGTGAGCTATCTGGTAAGAAAGCGCGTATCAAAGAAAAGTTGGCTAAGTAA
- the trmD gene encoding tRNA (guanosine(37)-N1)-methyltransferase TrmD: MSESNLRIEVISLFPEMFTAITESGVTGRAIRKGLIDFNCINPRDFTHDKHRTVDDRPYGGGPGMLMMVQPLRDAIHAAKQSAGDDAHVIYLSPQGRKLDQAGVRELSQHKKLVLIAGRYEGIDERLIESEVDEEWSVGDFVLTGGELPAMTLIDAVARFVPGVLGHNQSAEQDSFSDGLLDCPHYTRPEVLDGKSVPKVLLSGNHEHIRQWRMQQSLARTWHRRPELLKDLALTEEQEQMLQAIKAEHNS, from the coding sequence ATGAGTGAGAGTAACTTACGGATAGAGGTGATTAGCCTTTTTCCTGAAATGTTTACTGCAATCACTGAGTCTGGGGTGACAGGTAGGGCGATTCGCAAAGGCCTGATTGATTTTAATTGTATCAATCCAAGGGACTTTACCCATGATAAACATCGCACGGTAGACGACCGACCATACGGCGGCGGACCGGGGATGTTAATGATGGTTCAACCGTTACGCGATGCCATTCACGCAGCCAAGCAATCGGCTGGTGATGACGCACATGTAATTTACCTTTCACCGCAGGGACGAAAGCTTGACCAGGCGGGTGTACGTGAACTATCACAACATAAAAAGTTGGTGTTAATTGCCGGCCGATATGAAGGGATAGATGAACGACTGATCGAGTCTGAAGTAGACGAAGAATGGTCAGTTGGCGATTTTGTGTTAACCGGTGGCGAATTGCCAGCGATGACCTTAATCGATGCCGTAGCGCGCTTTGTGCCAGGTGTATTAGGTCACAATCAATCAGCCGAGCAGGATTCATTTTCTGATGGGTTGTTAGATTGCCCTCATTACACTAGGCCCGAGGTACTCGATGGTAAATCAGTACCGAAAGTGCTACTTAGCGGTAATCACGAACACATTCGTCAATGGCGCATGCAGCAGTCTTTAGCAAGAACATGGCATCGACGTCCTGAACTTTTAAAAGACCTAGCTCTGACCGAGGAGCAAGAGCAAATGTTACAGGCTATTAAAGCCGAACATAACTCGTGA
- the rimM gene encoding ribosome maturation factor RimM (Essential for efficient processing of 16S rRNA): MENNVILGKIGAVYGIKGWLKIHSYTENPEAIFDYSPWVLNLNGKQQNVEVSEWRRHNNGLIAKFTDVSDRNDAQLRTGAEITVASDALPELPQGEFYWRDLIGMDVINESGYNLGSVTDIMETGSNDVLVVKANRNDAFGKKERLIPYLEDQVIKTVSLESKQINVDWDPGF, encoded by the coding sequence ATGGAAAACAACGTTATCCTAGGAAAAATTGGTGCTGTTTACGGTATCAAGGGATGGTTGAAGATTCATTCTTATACTGAAAATCCTGAAGCAATATTCGATTATAGCCCTTGGGTGTTAAACCTCAATGGCAAACAACAAAACGTCGAAGTTAGTGAATGGCGCCGTCACAATAACGGTTTAATAGCCAAATTTACTGATGTGAGTGATCGCAATGATGCCCAGTTACGCACTGGAGCTGAAATTACGGTAGCAAGTGACGCCCTACCAGAACTGCCGCAAGGTGAGTTTTATTGGCGTGATTTGATCGGTATGGATGTTATTAACGAGTCGGGTTACAACCTTGGCAGCGTTACTGACATCATGGAAACTGGCTCAAATGATGTACTTGTTGTTAAAGCTAATCGCAATGATGCGTTTGGCAAGAAGGAACGTTTGATTCCTTATTTAGAAGACCAAGTGATAAAAACAGTGTCGCTTGAGTCGAAACAGATTAACGTGGACTGGGATCCAGGTTTCTAA
- the rpsP gene encoding 30S ribosomal protein S16 gives MVTIRLARGGAKKRPFYQVVVADSRNSRDGRFIEKVGFFNPTAQGNAEKLRLDLDRINHWVGQGANLSDRVAKLVKDAQA, from the coding sequence ATGGTAACCATTCGTTTAGCTCGTGGTGGCGCTAAAAAGCGTCCATTTTATCAAGTAGTTGTTGCAGATAGCCGCAACTCTCGCGATGGTCGTTTCATCGAGAAAGTAGGTTTCTTCAACCCAACTGCACAAGGTAATGCAGAAAAGCTTCGCTTAGATCTTGATCGCATCAACCACTGGGTTGGTCAAGGTGCAAACCTTTCAGATCGTGTTGCTAAGCTAGTTAAAGACGCGCAAGCTTAA